From the Kwoniella pini CBS 10737 chromosome 8, complete sequence genome, one window contains:
- a CDS encoding ADP-ribosylation factor 6 yields the protein MGGQLSKALGKLFGNKEMRILMLGLDAAGKTTILYKLKLNQSVTTIPTVGFNVETVTYKNVKFNVWDVGGQDKIRPLWRHYYTGTQGLIFVIDSGDRDRIDEARLELERILADREMRDCLLMVFANKQDLPGAMSPAEVTEKLGLHKMRDRSWYVHPSCATTGEGLFEGLQWLSQNVKGTKS from the exons ATGGGTGGTCAACTTAGTAAAGCATTAG GCAAATTATTTGGTAATAAGGAGATGCGAATTTTGATGCTTGGATTAGATGCTGCTGGTAAAACAA CGATATTGTACAAGCTTAAGCTTAATCAATCTGTGACGACTATTCCTACGGTAGGGTTCAATGTAGAAACAGTCACGTATAAAAATGTAAAATTCAATGTATGG GATGTAGGTGGACAAGATAAGATAAGGCCGTTATGGAGGCATTATTATACCGGAACACag GGGTTGATATTCGTCATTGACTCAGGGGATAGAGATAGAATCGATGAAGCTAGATTAGAGTTAGAACGTATTTTAGCAGATAGGGAAATGAGAGATTGTCTTTTAATGGTTTTCGCAAATAAGCAGGATTTACCGGGCG CTATGTCTCCTGCTGAAGTCACTGAGAAGTTAGGGTTACATAAGATGAGAGATAGGAGTTGGTATGTGCATCCTAG TTGTGCGACAACAGGGGAAGGTTTGTTCGAAGGTCTTCAATGGCTATCACAGAATGTGAAAGGAACGAAGTCATAG